In Brachypodium distachyon strain Bd21 chromosome 2, Brachypodium_distachyon_v3.0, whole genome shotgun sequence, one genomic interval encodes:
- the LOC100831335 gene encoding receptor like protein 6-like has protein sequence MACAHLLAIFILIQLYLLAASASHAPGNATASSLCHPDQAAALLQLKESFIFDYSTTTLSSWQPGTDCCHWEGVGCDEGDPGGGHVTVLDLGGCGLYSYGCHAALFNLTSLRYLDLSMNDFGRSRIPAAGFERLSKLTHLNLSCSGLYGQVPIAIGKLTSLISLDLSSLHGVDPLQFNNMYDVLNAYNYLELREPKFETLFANLTNLRELYLDGVDISSGEAWCGNLGKAAPRLQVLSMVNCNLHGPIHCLSSLRSLTVINLKLNYWISGVVPEFLSDFHNLSVLQLSDNDFTGWFPQKIFQLKNIRLIDVSNNFELSGHVQKFPNGTSLEILNLQYTSFSGIKLSSFSNILSLRELGIDGGSISMEPADLLFDKLNSLQKLQLSFGLFSGELGPWISSLKNLTSLQLADYYSSSIMPPFIGNLTNLTSLEFTSCGFTGQIPPSIGNLSKLTSLRISGGGFSGAIPSSIGNLKKLRILEMSYIGSLSPITRDIGQLSKLTVLVLRGCGISGTIPSTTLVNLTQLIYVDLAHNSLRGDIPTSLFTSPAMLLLDLSSNQLSGAVEEFDTLNSHLSVVYLRENQISGQIPSSLFQLKSLVALDLSSNNLTGLVQPSSPWKLRKLGYLGLSNNRLSVLDEEDSKPTVPLLPKLFRLELVSCNMTRIPRFLMQVNHIQALDLSSNKIPGTIPKWIWETWDDSLMVLNLSHNIFTYMQLTSDDLPNSRLESLDLSFNRLEGQIPMPNLLTAYSSFSQVLDYSNNRFSSVMSNFTAYLSKTVYLKMSRNNINGHIPHSICDSSNLQILDLSYNNFSGVIPSCLIEDSHLGILNLRENNFQGTLPHNVSEHCKLQTINLHGNKIHGQLPRSLSNCADLEVLDVGNNQMVDTFPSWLGRLSHFSVLVVRSNQFYGSLAYPSRDKKLGEYFSELQIIDISSNNFSGTLDPRWFEKFTSMMAKFEDTGDILDHPTFINAYYQDTVAIAYKGQYVTFEKVLTTLTAIDFSNNALDGNIPESTGRLVSLRILNMSRNAFAGRIPPQIGEMRQLESLDLSWNELSGEISQELTNLTFLGTLNLCQNKLYGRIPQSHQFATFENTSYEGNAGLCGPPLSKPCGDSSNPNEAQVNISENHVDIILFLFVGVGFGVGFTAGLLMKWGKISKWFRIM, from the exons ACGGCTGCCATGCTGCGCTCTTCAACCTCACCTCCTTACGTTACCTCGACCTCAGCATGAATGATTTTGGCAGATCTCGCATTCCGGCAGCTGGCTTCGAGAGGCTGTCAAAGCTCACTCATCTCAACCTTTCTTGTTCAGGCCTCTACGGTCAGGTACCGATCGCCATAGGAAAGCTCACGAGCCTCATATCCTTGGATCTTTCTTCACTGCATGGCGTTGATCCCTTGCAATTCAACAATATGTATGATGTCTTGAATGCCTACAACTATCTGGAGCTACGAGAACCCAAGTTTGAGACCTTATTTGCAAACCTTACCAATCTGAGGGAACTCTACCTCGATGGGGTGGACATATCTAGCGGCGAAGCGTGGTGTGGTAATCTAGGTAAAGCTGCTCCCCGTCTTCAGGTTCTTAGCATGGTAAACTGCAACCTCCATGGTCCAATCCACTGCCTGTCAAGTCTCCGATCACTTACAGTGATCAACCTCAAGCTTAATTATTGGATTTCTGGTGTGGTTCCGGAATTTTTATCGGACTTTCACAATCTTAGTGTTCTTCAACTCAGCGATAATGACTTCACTGGTTGGTTTCCTCAGAAAATCTTTCAACTGAAGAATATAAGATTGATTGATGTGTCAAACAATTTTGAACTCTCAGGGCATGTACAAAAATTTCCAAATGGGACTTCTTTGGAGATTTTGAATCTACAGTATACTAGTTTCTCCGGTATCAAGCTGAGCTCTTTTAGCAACATCCTGTCTCTGAGGGAGCTAGGTATTGATGGAGGTTCAATTTCCATGGAGCCTGCTGATTTATTGTTCGACAAGCTCAACTCCTTGCAAAAATTGCAGCTCTCTTTTGGGTTATTTTCTGGGGAGTTAGGACCATGGATTAGTAGCCTTAAGAACTTGACAAGCTTGCAACTCGCTGATTACTATTCCTCCAGCATAATGCCTCCCTTCATTGGCAACCTCACCAACTTGACAAGTTTGGAATTCACTAGCTGTGGCTTCACTGGACAAATACCACCATCAATTGGCAACCTCAGCAAATTGACTTCCTTGAGAATCTCCGGTGGTGGCTTCTCTGGTGCAATACCATCTTCAATTGGTAATCTCAAAAAACTAAGAATCTTGGAAATGTCTTATATTGGCTCATTATCTCCTATAACAAGAGATATTGGACAGCTCAGCAAATTAACGGTACTAGTATTAAGGGGCTGTGGGATTTCTGGCACAATACCAAGTACAACACTTGTCAACTTGACTCAGCTGATTTATGTGGATCTTGCACATAATAGCCTTAGAG GAGATATTCCAACATCTCTATTCACTTCTCCAGCAATGTTACTGCTCGACCTTTCATCAAACCAACTTTCTGGAGCGGTAGAAGAGTTCGATACACTAAATTCACACCTATCAGTTGTTTATTTGCGTGAAAATCAGATTAGTGGACAGATTCCGTCATCATTATTTCAACTCAAAAGTTTGGTGGCCCTGGATCTTAGCTCAAACAATTTAACAGGTTTAGTACAACCGAGTTCACCTTGGAAGTTAAGAAAGCTTGGTTACTTGGGTCTCTCAAACAACAGGTTGTCCGTCTTGGATGAAGAAGACAGTAAACCCACAGTGCCCTTACTCCCTAAACTCTTTAGATTAGAACTTGTATCTTGCAACATGACAAGAATTCCTAGATTCTTGATGCAAGTAAATCATATCCAGGCATTGGACCTTTCGAGCAACAAAATACCTGGGACGATACCCAAATGGATATGGGAGACATGGGATGATAGCCTTATGGTTTTGAATCTTTCGCACAACATATTCACATACATGCAACTCACTTCAGATGATCTCCCTAACAGTCGTTTGGAATCTCTTGATCTCAGTTTCAATAGACTTGAAGGCCAGATCCCGATGCCAAACCTGTTGACAGCATATAGCAGTTTCAGTCAAGTCTTGGATTATTCAAACAATAGATTCTCTTCTGTTATGTCAAACTTCACTGCTTATCTTAGCAAAACTGTTTATCTCAAAATGTCCAGAAATAACATAAATGGGCACATACCACATTCTATTTGTGATTCAAGCAACCTCCAAATCCTTGACCTGTCATATAACAACTTCAGTGGGGTAATACCATCCTGCCTGATAGAAGATAGCCACTTGGGTATATTAAATTTGAGGGAGAATAACTTTCAGGGGACATTGCCTCATAATGTTAGTGAGCACTGTAAGCTTCAGACAATAAATTTACACGGCAATAAGATTCATGGGCAGCTGCCTAGGTCTCTTTCTAACTGCGCTGATTTGGAGGTTCTTGACGTTGGAAACAACCAGATGGTTGACACTTTCCCATCATGGCTGGGTAGGCTTTCCCATTTCAGTGTCCTTGTTGTGAGATCCAACCAGTTCTACGGCTCACTTGCATATCCTTCCAGAGATAAAAAATTAGGGGAATACTTCTCAGAGTTACAGATCATTGATATATCCTCAAACAACTTCTCTGGTACCTTGGACCCACGATGGTTTGAGAAGTTTACATCTATGATGGCAAAGTTCGAAGATACAGGGGACATCTTAGATCATCCGACGTTTATAAATGCATACTACCAAGATACTGTTGCAATCGCATACAAAGGGCAATACGTTACATTTGAAAAAGTGTTGACTACACTAACTGCAATTGATTTCTCAAATAATGCATTGGATGGTAACATTCCTGAATCAACTGGCAGGCTAGTTTCACTTCGTATATTGAACATGTCACGTAATGCATTTGCTGGGAGGATTCCACCACAAATTGGTGAGATGCGTCAGTTGGAATCATTAGACCTGTCCTGGAATGAGCTTTCTGGGGAGATTTCACAAGAGCTAACAAATTTAACATTTCTTGGCACCCTGAACTTATGCCAAAACAAGCTGTATGGAAGAATACCACAATCACATCAGTTTGCGACTTTTGAAAACACTTCATATGAAGGGAATGCAGGGCTCTGTGGACCACCTTTGTCCAAACCATGTGGCGATTCAAGTAATCCAAATGAGGCACAAGTAAACATATCCGAAAATCATGTTGATATTATCTTGTTTCTCTTTGTTGGGGTGGGCTTTGGCGTTGGATTCACAGCAGGTCTTCTGATGAAATGGGGTAAAATCAGCAAATGGTTTCGGATTATGTGA